The genomic interval CACCACGTGAACGCAGCAGCGTCAGTTCTCGCTTTGTTTGATGCAATCAACTAAACCAAATTCAAGTCTGCGCCATTTCTCTACTGTCCAACCCTGTTGACCGTCTGTTAAGTCGCAAAATAACGacacaaacagcctgaaacATCCGCCAGTTACAACAGAAACCGTCTGGTAGCTGTGACCTAGCTAGCGGGATAGCTCCGCTGTCACAACAAACATTAgctaacagcagctcagatgcGCAAACAAAGATTTTATTCTGGGTTGTTCTGTCGGCTTACCTGATAATAAAGATGATGGTTAAAGTCTACACAGCGGACCAATGCTGCTGACAGCTGAAAAACGTCCAAATTAAAGCAGCTTTACGGTCGACAGGTCGTCTCGGTACAAACGGTCGGCCATGCGCTGGCGGCAGCTCTGACACACAGCCTCCGTTAAACcgactcttcttctttctttagaTAAAATAAACCAGCTCGGAAGCTTTCTGTCGTCTAAAGGCAGGAGCTGAAATCCGACAATGCTGGCAGGCTGACAGCAGGAGGACCGAGCTGCGGCACCGGCgggagaaaaatgtgttttgtttatgaAAACACGCAGGAGGAGGAAGTCTGCGGAGTGCAAAACAAAGcctctccaccaatcagaggccGCGGCTGACGCTCAGAATGTGggtcaaccaatcagattcgGCTTCACATGAGCCTTGTATGGCTAtcagtttttacagtttattaatGCTACACGTCCTGCTGCGGGATGAGGTATAAAAGTCCTTCATACTGGCTGCAAACTGACCACATTAACACACGTTTGTAGATTAAGTATTTGTTATGTGACAGATTCAGAAAATATTTGCAAACAGGAGACAGGAACCAAAGCAAGTTggtttgccccccccccttcttatTTAGTAAACAAGACTACATAACAGATGCCAGGTGATAAACATTATATAAAGACAGAAGAGATACATACAGATTTAGATAATAAAGGAGGTACATAGTTACCGTGTTAAAagcctttttgttttggtaGGGGAGAATGGTTTTAATGTATTGTTTGGTTTCATGTTCAAATACAAAGAAAGCGAGATGAGTGATTAAATTTGAATTTGTGTATATGACATTTTGCTAAGAGAACGATCAGATTAATAATAAACTGTTGTTGCATTTATGGAAGCTAAACAAGACATTTTCTGGACATTCAggtggttttgttgttgtggtttcatCATTTGTTTACAGTTCTCACCTGTGGCTGCacctttccttttcctttcagTGGATATATTTTAGGAAGGAGGtcaagaaataaatacatttaagtttttgtttgtgacacaagacagtggatagagtcagaaatcagggatagagagagagagagagagagagagagagagagagtggggaatgacatgcaggaaaggagccacaggtcagatttgaacctgggccacctgcCTCAAAGACATATAGCACAaccactaaccactaggccatctgcacccccGAATGCCCAAATGTACCTAGAACAGCAAGAGCCAGTTTTAAAACTAAAGAAAGTCTGCACAAGACTCTTAATATCTAAAACATTATGCACATTTGATCAATTAACTGATCTTTTCTAATGatcttttaaacatgtttgaggGGCAGAGCTGAATCCGAGAAACATCTGCTGAAAAGTATCTTTAAATAATCTTCTTTGTTTAAGTCACACCTAACTCACCTTGCAGGTTTAAATGGATTTATAACAAGGGAATGACATCCAATGTATCAAAATGCCACAAAACAGGGATTAAAGGGAATAATGAAGAGGAACTAAGATGTTAAATACTTGATTATAAATCAGAAAAGAGCTAGGGCTAGcttgttgtatgtgtgtgttttgcactGAACTTGTTCTTTCATGGCATCCTACCGTACTTAAACAAGTTCTGAAATATTTTGTGTCATATATGAGtcgctgtgtttgtttacatcttaatcagatgtttgaaatgtatcatgtgaccatgacatcacatgacaccCTATTTAAGCACCTGTCTCATCTTTATCAATTATGTCCTGAGAAGACTCGCGTTGACAATCCCTGAcaaataaaggctttttataTGTTATCAGACTGCCTCGGACTTTCATTTTAAGACTGCCTCTCCACacttcattttttctcttttaattaggacagtcaaacttttttattaactaCTCTACATCACAAGATTCCAGAGCCCAAGAAGGTGTTTCCTGGTTTTCTTGTTTGTCTAATGAACAATCAAATCTACAAAGATATTCAGGTTACAATcaacagcaaagaaaaactgcaaataTTCTGAGTTTCGAAGCTGTGGACAGAGAAGTTTTTATCTCTCTGCTGAGAAAAGTTTCAAACAATCATCTGTCAAACTGTTCCTGATTAAATTAAACTAATTATCTCAGATTTCTTGCATGTTTTTGCATCATAACGTTGTATTTTTACACTATTTAGTCCCAGCATGTTTTAATCCAACACCACTTCACCCATACTTCGGACAATGTGACTGATCGCGCTTTCTGTGTCGTTAGCGGCAGCTGAGGTCGAGGCTGCGATCACAAGAACCTTATTTCTCTTCTGGGTCACTAATTCAAACCTTTGCTCTTTGCATCCACTGATCCACTTATGTGCCATTAATTCACTGTCACACGGCCGAGCAGGGCAGCAAAATACAGCCTTTGTTTCCTCCAACAGAGAGGTTGATTATTATCACAGCAGAGTGGTCGGACTTTGAACGCAGCCTGGGAAAAATAAGGACACAGGTGAGGCTTATTGTGCacacggaaaaaaaaaaaactcttttagTGTGAAACATCCAGAAGAGGAGATTTAATGAACCCTGATGCACGACACAGCTTAGAAACATCATTTTCTTCCACCAatcaaatgtagaaataaagatACAAAAGCATAAAATGAACGTTACTCCAGGttctttatttcttaaaatCAGCGTTTTCTGATCGAATATAAAATCAGTGAGTCAAAACAAAGTCACGTTATCTCTCTTATCAGGAGAAAAGAGACGTCAGGCGACACAGATCACCCGGTTAATGATCAACTCCAGCTCCAATCACAGCTTCACTTTGTGCAAACTAAGGAcagaaatgaaaggaaatgaGTGTGTATGTCTTTAACACTCAACAGACTGTTGGTGGAGGCCGTCACAAAGACAAGATAAAAGACAAATCTATCAACACAGTTTGAGGTTTGAGATAAGAGACAGTTTTGTTCCTCTTACATTTtggatgtagaattagggggcgtggcctcttttagtgacaggtgggagctgctagctgtttGCTAGGTGTCCCCTCAGCTCATTaagtccctgacctttaacctctgggccgtgttCGTGTTGTCCAACAAGTCTGACAGTCACACGAGGGGACTCACagtttccttgtgtttcttctctttcacagTTTCTTTTTCTTAGAGCTGCTGTTTCCTGAGTGTGTTGTAGTTCTCGATGTGTCAGGGCTCAGCTCTGGTTTGTGTTCCTGCTGAGGTAACTCGACAGAAGAGTTGGATAGTCGGTCATCACCCCGGTGGCCCCGACTTCGAACGCAGCCTTTATGTCCTCTTCttcattacacacaaacagatgaaccTGCAGGTGACGGACACCACAGTCAGTCCGATGTCTGTGTCGGTGAACTAACTAAACAGAGGATTCAAATCATGAAATAtatctgaaattaaaatttaaGAACTTCTTACCTGAATCCCTCGGGCTGCGAGGTGATTGAACAGACTTTTCCTCATTGTTACTCTGGAATAACAgagtgaataaataataataatgatttcatttttacaataaCAGCATCATTTCTTCCCCTAAATGTGAATTTTCTGCATGAAATGATGCCCAATGTTTGGTAAAGTGTACGCACGTTTCCAACAGAGAGATGATCAGTCTGTTCCTCAGGATGCGTTTCTCAGGGATGAAcgtcctgcagcagagagagagagagagagagagagagcagagagagcagagagagagaaacagacataaCTGTCATGTCATACATTCAATGTACAACATCAGAGAATTATCACTTTATTTCTCCcctttgtgttattttagtttgatttatgttcatcttttttctttcctacTGGTGTGGTGGATATGTCACtcgccccgtgtacagaggttatagtcctcattgcagtggccgggggttcgaatccgacctctaCCCTTTGCTGCATACATGTcgtccccccctctctctcctcccaacatgtcctgtttctcttcagctgtctgagGGGAAATTGGCCCAAAAATAATAActtgaaaaaataatttcctaTCTTATCTTTGTCCACTCTCATTGAGTaacctctttcttctcttttgttagttgttgctgtttagttttttgtcatttgtgtttatgttttggaATTACTGAGATTAGCAGATTAGTatctcagtctgcagggacttgaattgggaactggagggttgctGGTTGAAGTCCCAGTGCAATGCGAAATGAAGATGaatatgaacacactgaaggtGTAAGAGACATGATGACACACCTGTTGATGACGTGCGGCAGGTAGAACTGCAGTAAACTCTCCCCCAGAGGCACAAAGGGCAGCAGGCCGCTGTAaaaaaggagcaggaggaggacgccTCGGCTCATGGTGAAGCTGTACGGCATCGAGCCGTTCTataagagagagcgagagagacagaggtcaTGACAGGTCACCTGTCTGTTCAAAGCAGGTACATCTTTTCAAATTGCCTGGTTATTAACAGTAAAAGTTGTGGCtttgtctccccctggtggttCATTTACCGTCCTGCGGCACTGCTCCATGATGTTGGAGTTCACGGAGGCCCAAACAGTGAGCTCGTCTCTGTTGTAGCGTTTAACCAGGTCAGACACCTGCACACAGGAGAGCACGAGAAGAGGGAATACATGTGAGAAAAACTGAATTCATACAAGACGTTTTTCATGGCTGCACGGTggtgggtttgaatccccgtctgacagaagttctccccgtgcatgtgtgagttctgtccggcttcctcccacagtccaaagacatgctcgttaggttaactggaaACTCTAACTTGCCcagaggtgtgaatgtgagtgtggttgtctgtctctaaatgtcagccttgtgattgacaggtgaacagtccagggtgtaacccccgCCTCTCGACCAATCACAGCTGGGATCGACTCCAGTTGATCCCAGTCCACAATTGAACTCAGGAATAAAAAGCCTGAGAAAAGGgaggcagcagctcagtctgtactCTGTGGGGACTTTGGTTGGGAaaccggttcaagtccctgagcggaccaaagtatggaagttggtctggagaggtgccaggccagaTCACTTCCAGAGTAGTGCCGAGATGCCCTTCAGCAAGATGCCACACCCCCTCCTTTTGCAGCAGCccctctcactctgacatctctccactaactCATCTCCACAAGcttgtttgtgcttgtgtgtgtgtgtgtgtgtgtgtgtgtgtgtgtgtgtgtgtgtgtgtgtgtgtgtgtgtgtgtgtgtgtgtgtgtgtgtgtgtgtgtgtgtgtgtgtgtgtgtgtgtgtgagagaagcatgtctctcaggGACTTTTCCTCAGGGATTACCAAGAGAGAACAGACAACAGTAACAAAAGTTAAAGAAAGTTAAAAGCTTTGCATTTTAGAATTAAAAGAAGCTTCCTGCAGCTTCTTTGCTACgtcttcaggtgtgttttttttaactgaaatatTTGTTTCTACAGGCCGGACGTTTTTAAAGTCTGATAGCTCAGTCATGCATAGTTTAAAGTCAGGACCATGAAGCAGAAAAACACGTTTTTCTTGAATACCTCAGGCTCCGATTTTGGTGAAATGGTAGAGCAGCTCAGGGCCAAATCAGACAAGAGTATAAAGGAGTTTTTAAAATGGATTCTACAAGACATCATGTAGAGAAGCTTAAAAATGGTATGAGATCAGAGTTTTGGCTGCAGCTGTTTGTAAGAGCCGAGGAAAAGGAGGGGAGACTAGCaggagagaaatgtttttttatgtgttctgcACCTTTTCAATCAGCTGACTGTTGTTCTCTTTGATCTCAATGCTGACTGGGATCTCAGGGAACTTCCTGAACAAATCCTCCAGCAGAGCGAACTTCCTGTCTGCACCGCTGCTGAAACGACCTGCAGACAGGAGGAAGGCAGGACCGAAATACAGAGATTATAAAactatacagacacacacacagatacacacagtctCACTGACCCACTTCTTCATTATGTGGCGTTTTGTTAATGATTAAAAGTTAAAGAATGAGGGGAGAAACTCACCTGCATAAAACGTCACCTCCAGTCTCTCCTTATACACAGGAAGGTCCTGAACACAGAAATATGAGACACATTGTTGATCCAGTTTTATTTAAGACATCTTAGGAGATTTATTGGGGATCATAAGGGGATATGATTATGATACAAATGTACATGATGAGCTCCCACCTGTAGGTTTAGTGAGGACATGCTGACGTCATGTCCGGTCTGCCTCAGCAGGTTCTCGTCGTGCGACACCACCACGTGTCCGTCGTGTGTCAGGTGACAGTCGAGCTCGATCATCTGCGTGCCCTGCTCAACGGCACTGCAGACAGAGGAACAGACGGAGGAGGGATTAAACACCGAGTCATTAAAGAGCCGTTTAGCAGATATGTGTAAATTCAATCAGGATCCTCATGAcgtcatacaaccccacttaggaaaaaaaacagcaactatccctttaaatgcACAGACAAAATATTAAGCAAATACAGaagtgcagttcctcgagtgtccacttgaggctgcctccAAAAGATGCAGAAGTCACatccatattaaaatgtcagtttttacagcagatataaacatgtttacagcgaTTTTGTCCTGattattttatgtctttattggcGTACCCGTTTCTATTTAAAGAAGCTTAAAAGTGATAATAGGTAAAAAGGTATAATAAGGGTTGTGACCTGTGGCTTAGGGGTTTGAAATAAGTCCTGATTTTACACTCACTGTGTGAACGCATCCATCGTGCTCTCTATCCTCTCTCCAcatcctgaaaacaaacagagggcTTCGTTAACGCTCTTAAACAATACAGGAACCTCCTGAATGAAGCATGttccaaaaactgcagttcctccagtgtccactagagtctgtctcctgcagtgagtcagtctccatagagccccatgttaaaatgtccaactttacagctgcagttcctccagtgtccactagagtctgtctcctgcagtgagtcagtctccatagagctctatgttaaaataaacatgtttacagtctggtataaaaacagtttgagtctctagatctcatttctctcttcaactgtacgggctgaatgtttatacaactcacctgtttacattatattaaggcttaaagggatgtagaattagggggcgtggcctctttgagtgacaggtgggagctgctcgctgtctgctaggtgtcccCTCAGCTcattcagtccctgacctttaacctctgggccgtgtATATGTTGTCCAACAAGTTTgagctccacttttttttacaaccagtcacattagaactttattttatttacatggtAGCGACAATCAGCAGCTATCTGAGTCTGTtccatacatttatttatctatgAGGTATGTGAatgctcctgctcctgctgcacctcctcctctcttaccTCCTCTGTGTGAGATGTGGGTGCAGTAGAATGCCGTGCGTTTCCTCCTGTGCAGAACGAGCGGGTTCTTCAGCAGGTACACCGAGGTCAGAGCGTATCCACCCAGAGCggggaggatgaagaagaggaaactgctcatcctcctcttacaaacacaaacacaaagtctaCCGAGCCTCCCACTGCAAGATCCACCGCAGAGATCAAACACAACCCCAGACAGGTCTCCAATAAATCCTGCAAATCTGTATCAGGTAGAAGAGATCAGATCCACAGCTCTGACCGAGGACAAACTTCTCTCCGCTTTCTGTGAAACTCCAGAAAATAACAGACGAGCGAGACAGTAAGTAAATCTCCTTTAGCTTCACTTTGAGGCTCCTGAAACCTTCAGCGCTGTAAAGATCTGTTAATGAAGCACCAGCTCGTCACCTGCAGGtcacctccccctctctctctgtcaggccTCTCCCCTGCCTGTGgcaatactctctctctctctttactctgTTGTCACACTcatgcctttgtgtgtgtgtgtgtcatacctGTTCACTGAACGTTTGCCAACATTTTCACaggatttattttaatcttcCTCATTGTTGTGCGCATCAGGCTCATTTGTACTCTCACACCACACTTCTTGATGTTATGATTACACTAAATCTTCTTGTTTATAGATTATATGTGACCGGGAGGAACTCCAAAAACTCCAGAATGCATACATACATCAAAGGTCCTCCTgcgtttcttcttctgtggtgctttaataaacacatttctctcCCTGTTCCTCAAGTACATCACAATGGGATGTTTATGCAGTATTTTTAATGCATGCTTCTCCTGTATCTCTAATGGATTTTGTCACAGATGGACTTGCCTGTGACCATGAGGTGACACAGCTGCAGAGATGGGAGAGAATCATAGCGTGCATAAATGTTTTGTGAAGCAGTCTCTGATGAGTCTGAATGTGTACAGATATACTTCCAAGTTTCCACTGAttcttttttaacatgtttgttaaaTTTCAGAGTTTGAGTCCAGCAGAAGACCGAGACACCTGACCTCAGACGCCTGAGTCATCGACCGACCGTTGATGAAGAGATGATGATGTgacgtgattggttcatcagattggtacctcgtggcagacattggttgaagtttttccAGGCTtgcaaactgctacagatgatggattctctttgttcctttttcagagaacatgagttattaatttctgtcgggacctaaagacaatttcaaacaaaatcttaaaaagtggatctggagaaaatgaccaaccctgactttaaataattgtttttaaacagtttcttAATCTTGTCATGTTTATGAAGACGTGTACCCTCTTGGTCATGGTCAACCTTGTGAAACAGATTCATCTCAGTGGGTTTGTTACCTTCTTTTAAACATTAACTCAAAAGTGCTAAATGCATGAGAATAAGCAGTGGCTGCTGCTTTTGCTCTCCATACATCAGACTCTGCATGTTTCTTATaatcctcctgtgtgtgtgtttgacaaagGGGACGTGTTCCTGTGAGGAGGAATGTAAACTGAACTCTGACCCACAAATATGaaacacaactttttaaaaaacatatacagtacaaagTCAGCAGAGTGTTGCGCTGCATTGTTCAGCTTCAAAAGCAGAGCAGGAATGTTTGAAACAATGGAGCGACAAACGCTGCTTTTCAACACAACACATTGTCGGTCTATTCACAGAGACGTGCGGAGCAGCTCCAGaggtttctccctctctcaggtCAAATGTGAGTGAAAGTGGCAGAGAGAGCATCACGTTCCAGATGTTTCTGTTCTCCTGCTGTCCACCCTGTGGACACACAGGTCCTTGATTTATTAGAAGAAATTTCTGCTGTTAGTTCACTCATGCCTACTATCTCTGGGAATGATGGGAAACAGCAGGAATCTGTGCTCAGACATGTCAGGAGGGACGCAACAGGACGAGCTGGTTCTCTGTCAGCTGAGAGGACACACAGGGAGATTTATTCCCAGGACTCTCTCTTcttgtaatttgtaatttatttcaaggatagccccttgagatgcatcatgTCATTTTCGAGggggtccttacaaaacataaatataatcatcagtaatacaaaataaaaaatgaaaaggtaaatccaaaacataataccaaaacacagagacacccacaccaCGCCACACCCAATCACTTGTTAATGCTCCCCCAAGCCTAGCCACCCACCAACCAGCCAatattacacaatcagaaaaaatctgaagaca from Labrus mixtus chromosome 20, fLabMix1.1, whole genome shotgun sequence carries:
- the gdpd3a gene encoding lysophospholipase D GDPD3a — encoded protein: MSSFLFFILPALGGYALTSVYLLKNPLVLHRRKRTAFYCTHISHRGGCGERIESTMDAFTHAVEQGTQMIELDCHLTHDGHVVVSHDENLLRQTGHDVSMSSLNLQDLPVYKERLEVTFYAGRFSSGADRKFALLEDLFRKFPEIPVSIEIKENNSQLIEKVSDLVKRYNRDELTVWASVNSNIMEQCRRTNGSMPYSFTMSRGVLLLLLFYSGLLPFVPLGESLLQFYLPHVINRTFIPEKRILRNRLIISLLETVTMRKSLFNHLAARGIQVHLFVCNEEEDIKAAFEVGATGVMTDYPTLLSSYLSRNTNQS